GTGCAGCGTCATGTGCCCCTGTTGGATGCCCTCCATTGCCAATGCGCGAATCGCGGCGAAGTTCTGCGCCAACCCCACGCAGGCGATGATCTCGGCCAGCTCGCGTGCCGTCTGAACGCCGAGCAACTTCAACGCAAGCTGCGCCGTCGGGTGAACGCGCGTCGCCCCGCCCACGATGCCTACGGCTAGCGGCAATTCGATGCGACCGACCAAGTCACCAGCCTCGTTCGCGCGCCAGGTCGCCAGCGCCGTGTAGCGGCCGTCGCGCGCGGCGTAGGCGTGCGCGCCGGCCTCGACGGCGCGCCAATCATTGCCCGTGGCGATCACCACCGCATCAATGCCGTTCATGATGCCCTTGTTGTGCGTGGCGGCGCGATAGGGATCGAGTTCGGCGAAGCGCGACGCCTCGACGATGCGCCTGACGATCTCTACCGGTGCGATCGCATTCTCGGCGCGCGCGGCCAGCAGATCGGCGCGGATGGTGCACGTCGCCCAGGCCATGCGCCGGTCGCTCAGGTTAGAGAGGATGCGCAGGTTGACGCGCCCGCCGGCAAGCTGAGCGATGCGCGGGGCAAGCGCCTCGCATGCCGTGTTGATCAAGTTGGCGCCCATCGCGTCGCCGCAGTCGTAGAGCACGTGCACGATGAGCATCGGCGGCGGGCCGGCCAGCGCGCGCGTTTCGAGTCCCACGGCGCGCGCATGCCGGCTGCACGTCGAGGGGTTGTCATGATTCAGCCAGTGGATCAGCGCGTCGGCCTCCGCCGTGATGCGCTCGCGCGCCGCTTCGATGTCGGGCACGTCCAGCGCCTGGATTTGTCCGATCATGATCGGCGCGCTGCTGCCTGCGGTGAAGCCACCGGTCGCGCGGGCGAGCTTTGCGGCGTAGCTGCACGCCGCGACGACGCTGGCTTCCTCAATGGCCATCGGCACGGCGGCGATCTCTCGTCCGTTCACGACGAAGTGTTGCGCTACGCCCAACGGCAAGGCAAACAGGCCGATCACATTCTCGATCATGTGATCGGCTTGTTCGAGCGAGAGGCCGGCGCGCAACACGTCGGCCTGCGCGTTGCTCAAGCCCAAGGCCGGAGCGCGCGTGACCACCGGTAGGTCGCGCAGGCGGGGCGAAACGATCATTTCATCCATGATGACGCAGGATCAATGGTCGGATAGCCGCGCGGCCGTGTCCTCCAGCCAGGCGACGAATTGCTGTAGGTCACGCGAGAATGCGTCGAACGTTTTCGGCAAGCTGCGCGCAAGTTCCTCGACGCGCTCGGCATCCAAGTCGAAGGTGTAGGCATTCCGCACAACGTGACGAAATGCGAGATAGTCCTCGAGCGAATCAACAGCGCTAACACTTCCTGGACGCCCTGCACGATCTTGTCGAGCTGATTGGATGCTTCGCGAATGTCGGCAGCCAGCAGTTCAAGTCGCTCCGGCTTGAGCACGGTCATACAGCACCTCACTCGTCCTGAACGCGCGCACAGAAAGCCGGCGGCAGCTCGTCCAACGGCTTCAGGTCCACCCAGCAGGGCGCGTTGCGACTCAACTCACCCATGGCCCGATACAGGCGGACGCCGGCGAGGTTGTCGGCGGCGATGTCTATGTCCGAGTCCTCGTCGAAGTCGCCGCGGGCCAGCGACCCGAACAACACCACGCGCGTCGCGCCGTAGCGCGCGACGAGGATGCGCACGATCTCGGGCAAGTAGGCACGCGCTTCGGCGGCACGCTTCGCTGCGCGCGCTTGCTCGCGCCGCATGCGCTCGCGGAGCGCTTGAAGCTGCGTTTCGGTGGCCAACGCGGTCATATGGGCATTCTACTGCCGCAGCACACGCTCATACACGGCCAGGAGTTGCTCGGCGGCGCGTTGCCAATTGAACTGCGCGGCGCGCGCCAGCCCACGCGCGATGCAGTGTCGCCGCCAAACCTCGTCGTTCAGCGCCTGCTCAAGGGCGCCGGCCAGCGCGTCTACGTCGAGCGGATCCACTTGCAAGCCGGCGTCGCCGACCACCTCCGGCAGCGACGAGACGTTGGAAGTGACGACCGGCACGCCGCTTGCCATCGCCTCCAACGGCGGCAGGCCGAAGCCCTCGTAGGTCGAGGGAAAGGCGAAGACTGCCGCTGCGCGGTACAGGTGCGGCAGGTCCATATCCTCCACATAGCCGATGAACTTGACCCGATCGCCCAAGCCGAGCCGCTGCACCTCGGCGTGCACCTCGTCGTACAGCCAGCCCTTGCCGCCGGCGATGACGAGCACAGGAATTTGGGAATCATGTCTCGAGCCGATGAGCTTGGCGAAAGCCTGAACTAAGCGTAAGTGATTCTTGCGCCGCTGCATCGTGCCGACAGTGAGGATGAACGGCGCGTCGCCGATGCCGTATTTCTTCAGCACATAGGCGCGCCGGCGCTGCATGTAGAGCGTATCGCGATAGGGTGTGAATCGCCCGTCCACGCCGCTGTGAATGACGGTGATCTTCTCCGGCGGCACGCCGTAAAGCGCCGTCAGGTCGCGCGCGGTGGCGTGCGAATCGGCAATGATGTGCGTCGCGCGCCGCGCCGAATCGGGCACAACGCGCTTGAGAAAGGAGATCAGGCGCGGCGGCGCAGCGTCGGGGTCGCGCTCGAACGAGAGGTCGTGCACGGTCAGCACACCCGGCACGCGGTCACGCAGCGGCGGCAGCACGAAGTCGGTGGCGTGATACAGGTCGCACGGGCCGCTGAAGAGCTGCACCGGTGCGCGCACGTTGGCGCGGAACCACAGCCGGTAGAGCCAGCGGTCGGTCATGCGCGAGACGTGCAGCGGCAACTCGCGCGTGTTCATCAGGTTGGAGAGCGGCACACCGGGCGCGGGCCGGCCCATGACGAACAGGCGGAATTCATGGGGCGCGCCCGATGCCAGCACGGCGCGCACAACCTCGCGCGTCAGACGCGCAATGCCCGCGTCCTGGTGGATGGCCGGTGTATAGTCAATCGTGATGCGCGCCACAGCGAACGCCCAACGGCGAGCGCCAAGTATCACACATTCTGGCAAGTGGGGTCAGAGCGCGCTATCGGCCGGCTCGATCTCGGCGGGGATATTCCGCTTCCACTTCACGTTGCGGAAGGTTACGAAGCGATTGACGAAGAAGTTCCAGAGCATCACGATGACCGCGGCGATCAACTTGGTGACGTTCAGGCCGATGCCGCGATAGTGCGCTTGGAAGAAAGGGATGGGCATGAGGCGGACGAGTTCGGTGATGGGCGCCTGAAACAGCAGGAAGATCAGCTCGTTGATGAGCAGGCCGGCAGCATTGACGGCGAGGAAGACCGGCATCTGCCGGCGCTTCTTCTGGGTGCGCGATTCGGGGTATACCCACAGGCGGTTCCAGATGAAGTTGTTGGTAGCGGCGATGATGAACGCGAGGGCGACGGCAATCGGCACGGGCATGCCCAGGTTGCGCTCGAAGATGTTGAGCAGGACGATGTCAATCACCAGCCCGCCCGCACCGACGATGGCGAATTTGACAAACCGTTTGATCTCCGGCTTGTTGCGGTGGGCCAACCCATAGAATCGCGTGCCCTTCACCGCGGTAGGCACGAACCGGCTCACAGATAAGGAGCGCTTGTCACTGCTCACGACGTGCATACGTATTAAACCACCGGAGGATGCGTTGGATGCGCTCGACGCGATGCTTTGGCTCGCCGTTGCGCGAAAGCTCATGGCCCTCACGCGGCCAACGCACCAGCTCGACCGTCTTCTTCTGTAAGCGCATGGCTTGGAACAATTGCTCGGCCTGTTCGATCGGCACGCGATAGTCTTGTTCGCTGTGCTCGATCAGCAGCGGCGTCCGCATGTTGGGCACCAGCGAAATCGGCGATTTGTCCCACAGCGCCTGCACGTCGTCCCATGGCGTGATCCCGCCCATCTCTCGGTCATTGAAGAAAGGGATGTCCGTCGTGTTGCGCATGGACACCAGGTTGTATACGCCGCGTTGAGCGCAGGCAGCGGCGAAACGATGGTCGCGTCCGATGATCCAAGCCGTCAGATAGCCGGCATAACTCCCACCGGTCAAGCACATCCGCTCAGCGTCAATATAGTCGCGACCGGCAACTAAGTCCACACCGCGCAACACGTCGCGCATCGGGCCGTCGCCCCAGTCCCCGCGGTTGGCGTGCCAGAAATCCCTGCCGTAGCCATCGGAGCCGCGTGGGTTGCAGTAGAACACCACATAGCCGGCTGCGGTCATCGCTTGGAACTCATGCCAAATGCTGCGCGTGGCCGCGCCCCACATCACGTGCGGGCCACCGTGCATCTGCACGATCAGCGGGTACTTCTTGCCGGGATCGAAATCCGGCGGCGTAATCACCCACCCCTGGATCGTGCGGCCGTCCGAGCGATAGCGGACGGTTGCGACGTGTCCGACGCCATGCTCGGCCAGGAACTTGTCGTTGGGCCGGTACAACGGCCGGATGCGTCCGCGCAGATCGAGTTCGTAGAGCGCGCTGGGGTCGTCTGGTGTGCTGGCGATGAAGACTACGCGGCCATCGGCCAGCGCGCTGAACCCGTTGACCTCGTGAACGGCGTCGGTCACTTGCTGAATCTCGATGCGCCGGGCGCGAGGGGTGCGCGGGATGCGCGCCCGCCACAGGTTGATCGCGCCGTCTTTATTGAGCGTGAAATAGAGGAAGCGGCCATCGGGGCTCCAGGCGAACGCGACCAGGCTGCGGTCGAGCACGTCGGTCAGGTCAATCAGGTGGTCCATGTCGGCGGCGCCATCGGGCAGCAGCGGCACGATGGCCAGCGTGCCGGGCTGATACGCTGTCGGGTCTTCGAACGAGCGGTCGAACGCCAGCCACCGGCCATCCGGCGATGGCGTGGGCGTGTAGCACGTGTAGTTGGCCAGCGGCATGCGCACAAAGCCGCGCGCGTTCGGGTCGGCATTGCCGGCAGCGAATCGAACCAGATCGGCGTAGCGGAACATGTCGCCGGAGTCTGGATCGCGGGTATAGGCGCTATAGATCGTCTTGCCATCGGCCGACCACGCCGGCGGGGCAAAGTTAGCGACGGTGTCGTTCGGCGTCAGGCGAAAGGCCTTTGTGCTGTTCGGCTCGACAAAGGACGCCGGCACGTCTACCACGTAGATATGGGCATAGCGGTCTTCGATAAAAGTCGTGCCGGTGCGGTAAGGCACACGCGAGATCACGCGCGGGTCGAGCCGCATCTCTTCTTCGCGTTGCTTTTGCTCCTTCTCGCGCTTCAGTTCCCAGGCGTCTTTGAAGGCAACTGACTCCTGACTCCCGTCTTCCGTCTTGCGTCCTTCGTCTTTGGCGGCCTTTTCGTCTTCCTGCGCACACTCATCGGCGCGCATGCGGGCGGTAAACGCGATGCGCCGGCCATCGGGCGACCATTCGAACGCCTCGATGCCGTTGGGGTGTGTCGTGACGCTACGCGCTTCGCCCGGTTCGTGCATGGGCAAGACGAACACCTGCGGCTTCTCGTCGCGCGTCGAGATGAAGGCGAGATAGCGGCCGTCCGGTGACCAACGTGGCGATCCATCTTTGACGCTGGCGGTGAGCGGGCGCGCCGGCGCGCGCCGGTCGGTCAGATCTTTGATCCAGATCGTGCGGTTGTACTTATTGCCGCTGCGATCCACGCCGATGCGCACGAAGGCAGCGTAGCTGCCATCGGGCGAAACGCGCACGTCGTCGAGTAGGACGATATCATACAGGCTTTCGGGGGTGATGGGCTTCATAGATAGGCGTTCGACTGAGCTTGTGGCGCACTACCAAATCTTTTCAATCATGCCACAAGTCTTTGTAACTTGCTTGCAAGCGGTAGAATTGAGGTGTTCGTCGTTCCGGTCGCGCCCGTGTGTGCGATGCACATTGCATCGCGTCAAGGAACACCCCGACGTAGAAGCTCCCAAAATGCCCCATCGCGTGCGGGCTTGTGCCACC
The window above is part of the Candidatus Roseilinea sp. genome. Proteins encoded here:
- a CDS encoding peptidase S9; this encodes MKPITPESLYDIVLLDDVRVSPDGSYAAFVRIGVDRSGNKYNRTIWIKDLTDRRAPARPLTASVKDGSPRWSPDGRYLAFISTRDEKPQVFVLPMHEPGEARSVTTHPNGIEAFEWSPDGRRIAFTARMRADECAQEDEKAAKDEGRKTEDGSQESVAFKDAWELKREKEQKQREEEMRLDPRVISRVPYRTGTTFIEDRYAHIYVVDVPASFVEPNSTKAFRLTPNDTVANFAPPAWSADGKTIYSAYTRDPDSGDMFRYADLVRFAAGNADPNARGFVRMPLANYTCYTPTPSPDGRWLAFDRSFEDPTAYQPGTLAIVPLLPDGAADMDHLIDLTDVLDRSLVAFAWSPDGRFLYFTLNKDGAINLWRARIPRTPRARRIEIQQVTDAVHEVNGFSALADGRVVFIASTPDDPSALYELDLRGRIRPLYRPNDKFLAEHGVGHVATVRYRSDGRTIQGWVITPPDFDPGKKYPLIVQMHGGPHVMWGAATRSIWHEFQAMTAAGYVVFYCNPRGSDGYGRDFWHANRGDWGDGPMRDVLRGVDLVAGRDYIDAERMCLTGGSYAGYLTAWIIGRDHRFAAACAQRGVYNLVSMRNTTDIPFFNDREMGGITPWDDVQALWDKSPISLVPNMRTPLLIEHSEQDYRVPIEQAEQLFQAMRLQKKTVELVRWPREGHELSRNGEPKHRVERIQRILRWFNTYARREQ
- a CDS encoding 3-hydroxy-3-methylglutaryl coenzyme A reductase, producing MIVSPRLRDLPVVTRAPALGLSNAQADVLRAGLSLEQADHMIENVIGLFALPLGVAQHFVVNGREIAAVPMAIEEASVVAACSYAAKLARATGGFTAGSSAPIMIGQIQALDVPDIEAARERITAEADALIHWLNHDNPSTCSRHARAVGLETRALAGPPPMLIVHVLYDCGDAMGANLINTACEALAPRIAQLAGGRVNLRILSNLSDRRMAWATCTIRADLLAARAENAIAPVEIVRRIVEASRFAELDPYRAATHNKGIMNGIDAVVIATGNDWRAVEAGAHAYAARDGRYTALATWRANEAGDLVGRIELPLAVGIVGGATRVHPTAQLALKLLGVQTARELAEIIACVGLAQNFAAIRALAMEGIQQGHMTLHARQIAIAAGASGEEVERVAAQLVAERNVRLERARALVRRDPSPLA
- a CDS encoding glycosyl transferase family 1; the encoded protein is MARITIDYTPAIHQDAGIARLTREVVRAVLASGAPHEFRLFVMGRPAPGVPLSNLMNTRELPLHVSRMTDRWLYRLWFRANVRAPVQLFSGPCDLYHATDFVLPPLRDRVPGVLTVHDLSFERDPDAAPPRLISFLKRVVPDSARRATHIIADSHATARDLTALYGVPPEKITVIHSGVDGRFTPYRDTLYMQRRRAYVLKKYGIGDAPFILTVGTMQRRKNHLRLVQAFAKLIGSRHDSQIPVLVIAGGKGWLYDEVHAEVQRLGLGDRVKFIGYVEDMDLPHLYRAAAVFAFPSTYEGFGLPPLEAMASGVPVVTSNVSSLPEVVGDAGLQVDPLDVDALAGALEQALNDEVWRRHCIARGLARAAQFNWQRAAEQLLAVYERVLRQ